A portion of the Daphnia magna isolate NIES linkage group LG4, ASM2063170v1.1, whole genome shotgun sequence genome contains these proteins:
- the LOC123471346 gene encoding uncharacterized protein LOC123471346: protein MFPNKKTTERCLIDEFRSFFVSIGGVPIKIWSDNSLFPAVELQDFLRDWNVGWGSSSPHYPQSNGRAEAGIKAIKALVARSRTGGAFDQNKMAKALLLYRNAPRMGLQSPPQLIFNRPIRDGLPAHRRSFVSEWQKEAREIEQRQHKMLEKSTTHYNRDAKDLPELSVGDHVLIQNPDSNRWVTPGVVVETGPNWDYMVKTPFGRIFLRNRRMLRKRTVVMPGTISPAENASTAAAEPIQPAPATERAALITTAQPEKRIDGQQGQKVEVGRGRERGRIPPTRQSIRITLPSNRYPAEEWNA from the coding sequence ATGTTcccaaacaagaaaaccaCGGAACGGTGTCTCATCGACGAATTCCGCAGCTTCTTCGTCTCAATAGGAGGCGTCCCGATCAAAATCTGGTCCGACAACAGCCTATTCCCCGCGGTCGAGCTCCAGGACTTCCTGCGTGATTGGAACGTCGGATGGGGGTCATCATCGCCGCATTACCCGCAATCCAACGGCAGAGCCGAAGCAGGGATCAAGGCCATTAAAGCTCTCGTTGCCAGATCACGAACGGGCGGCGCATTCgaccaaaacaaaatggccaaAGCGCTCCTCCTCTACCGGAATGCACCGCGCATGGGCCTCCAGTCGCCCCCTCAACTAATCTTCAACCGACCCATCCGCGACGGATTACCGGCACACAGGAGATCTTTCGTGTCGGAATGGCAAAAGGAAGCCAGGGAGATTGAGCAGAGGCAGCACAAGATGTTGGAAAAGTCAACAACGCACTACAACCGTGACGCGAAGGACTTGCCAGAGCTAAGCGTAGGCGATCACGTACTCATCCAAAATCCGGATTCCAATCGATGGGTTACACCCGGAGTGGTAGTGGAAACTGGCCCAAACTGGGACTACATGGTCAAAACACCATTTGGCCGAATTTTCCTGCGGAATCGCCGAATGCTCCGCAAAAGGACGGTGGTAATGCCGGGAACGATTTCACCAGCCGAAAACGCGTCAACAGCAGCGGCGGAACCAATTCAACCAGCCCCCGCCACTGAAAGAGCAGCACTTATCACCACAGCACAGCCGGAGAAAAGAATAGACGGGCAGCAGGGCCAGAAAGTTGAAGTTGGACGCGGCCGAGAACGCGGCCGGATCCCGCCCACGCGCCAGTCAATCCGCATTACCTTGCCTAGCAACCGATACCCGGCGGAAGAGTGGAATGCATAA
- the LOC123471347 gene encoding uncharacterized protein K02A2.6-like — protein MASSLKFPDPFNFTASNLALEWSQWRKQFEWFIMATRKGEKDEDVLQPGEPFDSWLVELRSLVKSCNYENEATVNSILRDQIVLGVARDAVREKLLYDHGLSLPGACAIVRACESSSNQLSKITLRTDAVHAVQEKPPRDHSRLNSPGTITQNGFVNCSNCGRRHRKGDCLASGITCYRCGQSGHYSRRCSQPSTQQRRSYTDGRQMAPPPSHSTKPPQPIPAQRGTYMQQQLHSIEEVDDLVPVGAGGFLDEEYVTHELKSSDEEEEWYEVLDIDGSAKVRFKLDSGATCNVLPLESYRSIGQSVSLCPGPRVRNYGARGGYLKVLGTCVGSVVCRGSTYSVKFVVVDEPGQSPILGLPTCRQMKLIKRIDAVTSEHPTELPPIFTEFADVFKGIGRLPVEHDIKLASGDKYVDPVVCAAGRLPFLLEENVYKKLDQMVSDKIIVPVVEPTKWVCRMLVVGKPDGDVQICLDPSELNKAIQRQHFAVPTADQLFAKIGKSKFFCSLDAASGFYQIPLTDRTSYLCTMATPKGRFRYLRLPFGLKSALEVYLQVMSDLFGDLPGVIIYFDDFLVTGDTMADLEINLRAVFVRCREHNLKLNLKKCQFFLQQLPWLGHVIGHGTLRPDPEKIDAIVNMPDPTDKLSLQRLLGMVTYLVQILPGSRDSDSTSP, from the exons ATGGCGTCTTCATTGAAGTTTCCCGACCCGTTCAATTTTACGGCGTCGAACCTTGCCTTGGAGTGGAGTCAATGGAGAAAGCAGTTTGAGTGGTTTATCATGGCGACGAGAAAAGGCGAGAAAGATGAAGACGTGCTT CAGCCAGGCGAGCCATTTGACTCGTGGCTTGTTGAGTTAAGGAGCTTGGTGAAGTCCTGTAACTATGAGAACGAGGCTACGGTTAATTCAATCTTACGAGACCAAATTGTGCTTGGAGTGGCCAGGGATGCTGTTCGAGAGAAATTATTGTATGATCATGGCCTTTCGCTGCCCGGTGCATGCGCCATTGTTCGAGCGTGTGAGTCTTCATCCAACCAACTCAGTAAAATCACGCTGCGTACTGATGCTGTTCATGCTGTCCAGGAAAAGCCGCCTCGAGACCATTCCCGCCTAAATTCTCCCGGTACAATTACTCAGAATGGGTTCGTGAACTGCTCCAATTGTGGCCGGCGTCACAGGAAAGGTGATTGCTTAGCCTCGGGAATCACGTGTTACAGGTGTGGTCAATCTGGTCATTACTCAAGACGATGTTCTCAGCCTTCGACTCAACAGCGACGTAGTTACACTGATGGTCGCCAGATGGCGCCGCCTCCCAGTCATTCCACCAAACCTCCTCAACCAATACCAGCTCAGCGAGGAACTTACATGCAACAGCAATTGCACTCCATTGAAGAAGTTGATGATTTAGTGCCGGTGGGCGCTGGTGGGTTTCTTGATGAAGAATATGTCACTCACGAGCTGAAGAGTTCTGATGAAGAGGAAGAGTGGTATGAAGTACTAGATATAGATGGCAGTGCAAAAGTTCGTTTCAAACTGGACTCTGGCGCCACCTGCAACGTATTGCCACTAGAGTCATACAGATCCATTGGCCAATCAGTTTCGTTGTGTCCAGGTCCTAGAGTACGCAATTATGGGGCGAGAGGTGGATATCTTAAAGTGTTGGGGACATGTGTAGGGTCAGTGGTCTGCCGTGGCTCAACTTATTCAGTGAAATTTGTGGTTGTGGATGAGCCTGGACAGTCGCCTATACTAGGCCTCCCGACGTGCAGACAGATGAAACTCATCAAACGAATTGACGCTGTCACCTCGGAACATCCTACTGAGTTGCCACCGATATTCACTGAGTTTGCGGATGTGTTCAAGGGCATTGGAAGACTACCTGTTGAACATGACATTAAATTGGCCTCTGGTGATAAGTATGTGGATCCTGTTGTGTGTGCTGCGGGACGCCTGCCGTTTCTGCTGGAAGAAAATGTTTATAAAAAGTTGGATCAAATGGTTTCGGATAAAATCATTGTTCCGGTGGTGGAGCCTACGAAGTGGGTCTGCCGGATGTTGGTGGTGGGCAAGCCGGATGGTGATGTCCAGATTTGCTTGGATCCGTCTGAGTTAAATAAAGCGATTCAACGTCAACACTTCGCCGTCCCCACGGCGGACCAGCTTTTCGCGAAAATCGGGAAGTCAAAATTCTTCTGCAGCTTGGATGCAGCTTCGGGTTTTTATCAAATTCCTCTGACGGATCGGACCTCCTACTTATGCACGATGGCAACTCCAAAAGGACGATTTCGTTACCTCCGTCTTCCTTTTGGCCTAAAGTCGGCCCTGGAGGTCTACTTGCAAGTAATGTCCGACCTGTTCGGGGATCTGCCCGGTGTCATTATATACTTTGATGACTTCCTTGTCACTGGTGACACGATGGCTGACCTGGAAATCAACTTACGTGCAGTGTTTGTGCGGTGCCGTGAGCACAATTTAAAGCTCAATCTAAAGAAGTGCCAATTCTTTTTACAGCAGCTGCCCTGGCTTGGACACGTCATCGGTCATGGTACTCTTCGTCCAGATCCAGAGAAGATCGACGCCATTGTGAATATGCCTGACCCAACGGATAAGCTGAGTTTACAGCGTCTACTCGGCATGGTGACTTATTTAGTCCAAATTTTGCCAGGGTCTCGCGACTCTGACTCGACCTCTCCGTGA
- the LOC116922130 gene encoding uncharacterized protein LOC116922130 — protein MGIAIAMWNEKFQPIDIIIGFKPVLGDHSGVNLAENFYNNLTSYQLNDKILAITTDNASSNATFIEHIIYLTRNTSRPFKREKWIRCFAHVINLTVKSALNEMTVLIQTLHDLVVAIRSSPQRIQKFKSIFKKCIFGTSDLLYEEDELFSSDGGVVPQDLLPILDCPTLWSSTYFFLKRGFKVRYAIDKIAMDVELRKNELQDGEWQILRQVFSFLEDFAVATTYIEASQYPTLFLVVPMYNRLLNLLEEASTDRSKHPLLVKGATAGFQK, from the exons ATGGGCATAGCTATTGCAATGTGGAATGAAAAGTTCCAACCtattgatatcattattggcTTCAAACCTGTGCTGGGTGATCATTCTGGTGTCAATTTAGCTGAGAATTTCTACAACAACCTTACTTCTTATCAGCTAAATGACAAG ATATTGGCCATCACCACGGATAATGCAAGTTCTAATGCAACGTTCATTGAACATATCATTTATTTAACAAGGAACACCTCACGTCcttttaaaagagaaaaatggatCCGTTGTTTTGCGCATGTCATAAACCTTACCGTGAAATCTGCTCTTAACGAAATGACCGTCCTGATTCAAACA CTCCATGATCTCGTTGTGGCAATCAGATCTTCACCACAACggattcaaaaattcaaatccatctttaaaaaatgcatATTTGGGACTTCCGATTTACTTTATGAAGAAGACGAGCTTTTTTCATCAGATGGTGGCGTCGTACCCCAAGATTTGCTTCCAATATTGGACTGTCCAACGTTGTGGAGTTCcacatatttttttctgaaacgTGGTTTTAAAGTAAGATATGCAATTGATAAaattgcaatggatgtggAGCTACGAAAAAACGAGCTGCAGGATGGGGAATGGCAGATCCTTCGGCAAGTGTTTTCCTTCCTAGAGGACTTCGCTGTCGCAACAACTTACATTGAAGCAAGTCAGTATCCGACGCTTTTCCTCGTTGTACCGATGTACAATCGATTACTGAATTTGTTGGAAGAAGCATCAACTGACCGAAGCAAGCATCCGCTGTTGGTAAAGGGAGCTACAGCCGGGTTTCAGAAATAG
- the LOC116920631 gene encoding uncharacterized protein LOC116920631 has product MGICKPIVGELTADEMLTALPLCTQELAFAEEIYALTKGLELPLKSKLRTFSPFLDETGQLRVGGSILQAPVDYSTKHPILLPADQLATRRILWYYHTRKLHIKSERLLTELRTRYWIITGRDVVKSVVNPCWPCKRRSSKPVPPLMASLPVHRLTPYRPPFTYTGVDYFGSLTVRIGGRGCRHEKRWVCLFTCLTTRAVHIEVSDGLSLEEFMLCFT; this is encoded by the coding sequence ATGGGAATTTGCAAGCCCATCGTTGGAGAGTTGACGGCCGATGAAATGTTGACGGCCCTCCCACTTTGCACACAAGAACTGGCTTTTGCGGAAGAAATTTACGCCCTAACGAAAGGCTTGGAGTTACCTCTGAAGTCAAAACTTCGCACGTTCAGCCCTTTTTTGGATGAAACCGGACAGTTGCGTGTAGGAGGAAGTATATTGCAAGCTCCAGTAGATTATTCtacaaagcatcccatcctgcttccagctGATCAACTTGCGACGCGGCGGATTCTATGGTATTACCATACGCGGAAACTCCACATCAAGTCCGAAAGATTGTTGACGGAGTTGCgtacacgttactggataatcaCTGGACGCGACGTCGTCAAATCAGTTGTCAACCCTTGCTGGCCTTGCAAACGTAGATCGTCAAAGCCCGTTCCTCCGCTCATGGCATCACTACCAGTACATCGGCTCACTCCCTATCGTCCACCTTTTACCTACACTGGAGTCGATTACTTCGGCTCCCTAACAGTACGaatcggtggaagaggatgtagacacgaAAAACGCTGGGTGTGCttgtttacgtgcctaacaacGAGAGCCGTTCACATAGAAGTCTCCGATGGACTCAGTCTAgaagaattcatgctatgtttcactTGA